In Pseudoxanthobacter soli DSM 19599, the DNA window CTTTCAGCGCCTGATCGAAATGTTCGTAGGTGATGCAGTTTATCTTCGAATTGAGCGCTTCGACGCGCTTGATCTGCGCCTTCAAGAGATCGACCGGGGAAGCCTTCCTGGCCCGGAACAGGGCGATCAGTTCGTCGACCGAGGCGTAGCTGAGCGGATCGTCCGTCTCGGCCTGGGCGGCCGAAGGACCAAGCCTGGACGCGACGAACGCCGTGCCGGCGGCCTTGATGAGTGTTCTGCGATCGATCATGTGCGTTACTTTCGCCGAAGGGACCAAACACGACGTATATTGTGGCGGTGGCCACGAAGACGGCGACCGCCAAATACCGACGCCGCATCTCCGGCAAAGAAACATTGCCACGCACGCACGGAAGTCATCGCGCTACACATGCGCGCGGCAGAGCGTCCATGACATTGACGCACGTCAACCCGCGGGTGACGCGCACATCGTCCGCCGGCCGGACGGCATCATGCAGGCGGCGGGTTCGGCGACATTGCGCGGAAGGTGACCGCGTGGGGCGCGGCGGCGCGCTCCATCTCTTGCCCTGGCTGTCCATGACGTCGGGAGAGTTGGGCGCTGCCAGCACTCCTCCAACCGCCCGCCGAGGGCGCCACACTGACATTGCCGATGTCAGCGCTCACCGTTGGAGGGGCGTCTTCGTCAAATGATCGGTCGCCACGGCTATCATTCAGCTTCACGCGACGGCAAAGCCGGGGCCGGGAGTGGAACGGCAGCTTCCGACATACAAATCGGCATAACCGACATGTCTGCGCACCAAACAAAGGCTGGGCTCAGGCCGCTCTCCCGGACCGCGCGCCGACATAGACGAAATGAGACCTGCGTCTTCGCCGCAGTGCTTTAGAATAGGCACGGCGGTACGCTTCGGCAGAGTCCCGCTGCACCGAAGCGTGACGTTCGATATCACGCGGTTTTGCCAGTCAGGCACCACGATCGGCGCTTGCAAAACGTCGCCACCCTCACAGGGCTGTCCAGCCCCCATCCAGCATCAGAGCGCTGCCAGTCATCAGTGATGCAGCATCCGATGCGAGGAACACCGCCGCCGCAGCCACTTCGTCAACGCGCCCAATGCGACCGAGCGGAATCTTCGACAGCACTTCCGTGCGGAAAGCCGCATCGCGGAAGTAGGGTTCAGTCATCGGCGTCTCGACAAAGGTCGGGCAGATGGTGTTGACGCGGATGCGATGCGGCGCCAGCTCCACCGCCAGCGCCTTGGTGAAGCCCTCCAGCCCCCATTTCGAGGCGCAGTAGAGCGTGCGGTTGGCGGCACCGACATGACCCATCTGCGACGACATGTTGATCACCGATCCGCCGCGCCCCTCCTCGATCATCCGGGCGGTGACGGCCTTGGCCGCGAAGACGGCGCTGCGCAGGTTGAGCCCCAGCACGGCGTCGTAATCCTCGACCGTCACCTGCGCGAGCGGCTTGGGTCGGTTCGTTCCGGCATTGTTGACGAACACGTCAAAGGCGGGGCGTGCCGCCATCAGCGCGGCGAACCCCTCCAAGTCGGTCACATCCGCCGGCAGCGCCTCAACCTTGAGGCCCTGGGCCCGCAAGTCCGCCGCCGCCTCACCGATCTCGCCCTCCGAACGGGCGCAAAGCGTGACCTCCGCACCCGAGGCGGCGCAGGCCTGGGCGATGGCGAGGCCGATGCCGCGCCCCGCGCCCGTCACCAGCACTCGTTTTCCGTCCAGCCGGAACGACGGCACGGCGGTGCTCATTCCGCCGCCTCGCCATAGGGCACGTTCTTGTGGCCATAGCGGCGCACGCGCACATTGCACTGCTCGGCATGACCGACGAAGCCTTCCAGCAGGCACAGCCGCGAACCATAGGCGCCGATCGTCGCCGCCGCCTCGTCGGTGGTGATCTTCTGATAGCTGTGGGTTTTCAGGAACTTGCCGACCCAGAGACCGCCGGTGTAGCGCCCGGCCTTGTGGGTCGGCAGCGTGTGGTTGGTGCCGATCACCTTGTCACCATTGGCGACATTGGTGCGCGGGCCAAGGAACAGCGCGCCGTAGGAATGCATGTTGGCGAGATACCAGTCGTCGCGGTCGGTCATGACCTGCACATGCTCGGAGGCGATGTCGTTGGCGACCTGCAGCATCTCCTCATGGGTGTCGCACAGGATCACCTCGCCATAATCGGCCCACGATCTGGTCGCGGTATCGGCGGTCGGCAGCAACGCCAGCAGGCGGTCGATCTCGGCGAGCGTATCCTCGGCAAGCCGACGGCTGTTGGTGATGAGAACGGCCGGCGAATTGTAGCCATGTTCTGCTTGCCCGAGCAGGTCGGTCGCGCAGATCTCGCCATCCACCGTATCGTCGGCGATCACCATGGTCTCGGTCGGACCGGCGAACAGGTCGATGCCGACGCGGCCGTAGAGCTGGCGTTTGGCCTCGGCGACGAAGGCGTTGCCGGGCCCGACCAGCATGTCGACGGGCGCGATGGTCTGCGTGCCGATCGCCAGCGCGCCGATCGCCTGGATGCCGCCCAGCACATAGATCTCGTGTGCGCCGCCCAGATGCATGGCGGCAATCACCGCCGGGTTCGGCTCGCCCTTGAAGGGTGGGGTCGCGGCGGCAATGCGCGGCACGCCGGCCACCGACGCGGTCAAAACCGACATGTGCGCCGAGGCGACCATCGGGAACTTGCCGCCCGGCACGTAGCAGCCGACCGACTGTACCGGAATGTTCCTGTGCCCGAGAATGACGCCGGGCAGAGTCTCGATCTCGATATCCGTCATCGAGTTGCGCTGCGCCTGCGCGAAATTGCGCACCTGCGTCTGCGCGAAGCGGATGTCTTCCATGTCCCGCG includes these proteins:
- the hisD gene encoding histidinol dehydrogenase — its product is MAVTYLKRGKPSEERSQDDRRVRETVETILADIEARGDVAVRELSEKFDRYSPPAFRLSLSEIEALMSRVSTRDMEDIRFAQTQVRNFAQAQRNSMTDIEIETLPGVILGHRNIPVQSVGCYVPGGKFPMVASAHMSVLTASVAGVPRIAAATPPFKGEPNPAVIAAMHLGGAHEIYVLGGIQAIGALAIGTQTIAPVDMLVGPGNAFVAEAKRQLYGRVGIDLFAGPTETMVIADDTVDGEICATDLLGQAEHGYNSPAVLITNSRRLAEDTLAEIDRLLALLPTADTATRSWADYGEVILCDTHEEMLQVANDIASEHVQVMTDRDDWYLANMHSYGALFLGPRTNVANGDKVIGTNHTLPTHKAGRYTGGLWVGKFLKTHSYQKITTDEAAATIGAYGSRLCLLEGFVGHAEQCNVRVRRYGHKNVPYGEAAE
- a CDS encoding SDR family NAD(P)-dependent oxidoreductase, whose protein sequence is MSTAVPSFRLDGKRVLVTGAGRGIGLAIAQACAASGAEVTLCARSEGEIGEAAADLRAQGLKVEALPADVTDLEGFAALMAARPAFDVFVNNAGTNRPKPLAQVTVEDYDAVLGLNLRSAVFAAKAVTARMIEEGRGGSVINMSSQMGHVGAANRTLYCASKWGLEGFTKALAVELAPHRIRVNTICPTFVETPMTEPYFRDAAFRTEVLSKIPLGRIGRVDEVAAAAVFLASDAASLMTGSALMLDGGWTAL